The following coding sequences lie in one Mercenaria mercenaria strain notata chromosome 5, MADL_Memer_1, whole genome shotgun sequence genomic window:
- the LOC123558023 gene encoding phosphatidylinositol 3,4,5-trisphosphate 3-phosphatase TPTE2-like, giving the protein MDYERFEASGEEDHADSVNRQNSAEISPSEVVSASAKGSIDDVQIQVDEKPGASTLQIYDIENKSDLQYVEDPGSKEVPKTGMAFLQQLVQNVVEHMIFRIVTVLLILLDFTLVTIDLANLACDANSILEIVSHIIISYFVLEIFLRIFYMQRRFFYNWIDIVDMIVVLASFLLDMVFIFISNSSKCAAAEGSDYAKLMVIGRVFRIVRIIRIVYFMYKERRHVSTATRRVVSQNKRRYQRDGFDLDLCYITERVIAMSFPSKGFMAVYRNPVHEVARFFETKHKDHYRIYNLCSERDYDETLFHNQVERIFIDDHNVPTVKDIIWFCKNAREFMAADKRNVIAIHCKGGKGRTGTLICVWLIECGIFEDAKESLDYFGDRRTDLTVGNKFQGVETPSQSRFVGYFEKVKKDYNGELPPRKELKITSFKLESIAGVGNGDGSDLSLELRVDGLLIYEANVARGINCEREHDRDNDCVTITLKNAVTLADDVKVRFFSTKKFPKVYDHCAFYFWFHTSFIENNKLRLPRDEIDNPHKKAAQKVFREKFAVEVNFEPADEY; this is encoded by the exons ATGGATTACGAGAGGTTTGAGGCAAGTGGTGAAGAGGATCATGCTGACAGTGTAAACAGACAGAACTCGGCAGAGATATCTCCTTCAGAGGTTGTATCAGCATCCGCTAAAGGCAGTATAGATGATGTACAAATACAAGTTGATGAAAAACCTGGTGCCTCCACCCTGCAGATATAtgacattgaaaataaatcagacTTACAGTATGTTGAGGACCCTGGTAGTAAAGAAGTTCCTAAAACTGGCATGGC gTTCCTGCAGCAGTTGGTACAGAATGTTGTGGAGCATATGATATTCCGGATTGTGACAGTGTTGCTTATTCTTCTAGACTTTACACTTGTCACAATAGACCTGGCTAACTTAGCGTGTGATGCCAACAGTATATTAGAGATTGTGTCACATATTATTATTAGTTACTTTGTTCTGGAAATATTTCTACGGATATTTTACATGCA ACGTCGGTTTTTCTACAACTGGATAGATATAGTTGACATGATTGTTGTGTTGGCATCATTTCTACTTGACATGGTGTTCATTTTTATCTCCAACAGTAGTAAATGTGCAGCTGCAGAAGGCTCCGACTATGCCAA gctGATGGTGATAGGTCGTGTCTTTAGAATCGTCAGAATAATTAGGATTGTTTACTTTATGTATAAAGAGAGACGGCATGTTTCCACAGCAACCAGGAGAGTTGTTTCTCAAAACAAGAGACGCTACCAGAGAGAtggatttgaccttgacctttgttatATCACTG AGAGAGTGATAGCGATGTCATTTCCATCAAAAGGGTTTATGGCAGTGTATAGAAATCCTGTACAT GAAGTGGCACGATTCTTTGAGACAAAGCACAAAGATCATTACAGAATCTACAACCTGTGTA GTGAGAGAGATTATGATGAAACTCTGTTCCATAATCAGGTAGAGAGAATATTTATAGATGACCACAATGTACCAACTGTCAA AGATATAATTTGGTTCTGTAAGAATGCACGGGAGTTTATGGCAGCTGACAAACGTAACGTGATAGCGATACACTGCAAGGGTGGTAAAGGACGGACAGGTACATTGATATGTGTATGGCTCATTGAATGTGGAATCTTTGAAGATGCTAAG gaatcaCTTGATTATTTTGGTGACAGAAGAACAGACCTGACTGTAGGGAATAAGTTCCAGGGTGTTGAGACACCAAGCCAG AGTCGTTTTGTTGGCTACTTTGAGAAAGTGAAGAAGGATTATAATGGAGAACTTCCTCCAAGAAAAGAGTTGAAAATTACTTCCTTCAAATTAGAGAGTATTGCAG GTGTAGGTAATGGGGACGGCAGTGACCTGAGTTTAGAACTAAGAGTGGATGGTCTACTTATATATGAAGCAAATGTTGCACGAGGCATCAACTGTGAG CGTGAACATGACAGGGACAATGACTGTGTCACAATTACATTGAAGAATGCTGTGACGTTAGCAGATGATGTTAAAGTCAGATTTTTCTCTACTAAG AAATTTCCAAAGGTCTATGATCACTGTGCATTCTACTTCTGGTTCCATACATCCTTCATAGAAAATAACAA GTTGAGACTGCCTAGAGATGAGATAGACAACCCACACAAGAAAGCTGCACAGAAAGTTTTCAGAGAAAAGTTTGCTGTTGAAGTGAACTTTGAACCAGCTGATGAATATTAA
- the LOC123558025 gene encoding uncharacterized protein LOC123558025 isoform X1, which yields MAEASNGLPVNEQESSPNGAAGPPSSDISLAPTEEMSIHLSPRESKKGSFLSPRATKPVGKITSARQQPAKTVKMVSGAKTAPTKEKEPSKLKHAEEPKEKCDMCDEYKVMKARCLNCQASMCGSCIDHHRKMKISSDHELQSWDKFVLQIEPTPPPQIPSTKTNCKIHKHEKLQFYCKVCLLPLCTACKLTKHEGHKTRDLNDEINEQRDHLPYKLSQIRASFLPLLKQQIKELDDQNKQVAYNVKGTVENVEKRSRIMKDEIDKTSTRLVDKLKQKEQRETSKLEQRKQTLTGYVRTATTALTSGERIVQYGNDFEVMELYQNLIHLSKQIQELAKRRPPKTRFTFLDGSVSSTQLQSMFGSFMEKGPKVESAPSAKTQSSKSRSTRAIPALQLVPEVHARLLKTFICKMVPGHKVSAIAPINDMEAWVCFGWTTNDIYLYNKDGFRRNRLVFKQPVDDIAVDRDGNLLVSTFTGSVVRLVDRKLKVRDFFQCPLRCRGLDVSAAGEIIVCGVDRCTTIPSPSKCTIFKFTARGNKTGHLDGDKSKRIPVHPYRVAENIDGSIAVSDWISDKEGRVVVFSHDGKVRMVYYGLNNEVRRFLPYGICTDKFGHIIVGDIVSQEVHLLDIKGHFLKILISRDELENERPYSVAVDHMGTLWVGNERAQIKIFRYLLHQSHIVGPYIPNVATKWDMGPDKSPRDYGTPRYMQYQDYPVRTVNHWRRDEPRKPKVQIYKDVPDYWKWKQANIS from the exons ATGGCAGAAGCTAGTAACGGGTTGCCAGTAAATGAGCAAGAATCATCGCCTAACGGAGCGGCCGGTCCGCCGTCGTCGGACATTAGTTTAGCGCCGACGGAGGAGATGAGTATCCATTTGTCACCGAGGGAATCCAAAAAGGGTAGCTTCTTGTCACCAAGGGCAACCAAACCAGTGGGGAAGATTACATCGGCTAGACAACAACCTGCGAAAACAGTAAAAATGGTGAGTGGTGCGAAAACAGCGCCAACTAAAGAAAAGGAGCCTTCGAAGTTAAAGCATGCTGAAGAACCTAAGGAGAAATGTGACATGTGTGATGAATATAAGGTAATGAAAGCGCGATGTTTAAACTGCCAAGCCAGTATGTGTGGTTCGTGCATTGATCATCATAGAAAAATGAAGATTTCGAGTGATCATGAACTCCAAAGTTGGGACAAATTTGTACTTCAAATTGAGCCTACGCCGCCACCCCAAATCCCGTCGACGAAAACGAACTGTAAAATACATAAACACGAGAAACTTCAGTTTTATTGCAAAGTATGTCTTCTACCATTATGCACCGCATGCAAACTTACCAAACATGAAGGTCATAAAACTCGAGATTTAAACGACGAAATAAACGAGCAAAGAGACCACTTGCCATACAAGTTGAGTCAGATAAGAGCGAGTTTTCTACCACTTCttaaacaacaaataaaagaacTAGATGATCAAAATAAGCAAGTTGCTTATAATGTTAAAGGAACTGTCGAGAATGTGGAGAAAAGATCGCGAATAATGAAAGATGAAATAGACAAAACAAGTACCAGACTTGTTGACAAACTAAAGCAGAAAGAACAACGTGAAACCAGCAAACTAGAGCAGAGAAAGCAAACATTAACCGGATATGTGCGAACTGCTACAACAGCTTTGACTTCCGGTGAACGGATTGTTCAGTACGGAAATGATTTTGAGGTAATGGAACTGTATCAAAATCTCATCCATTTGTccaaacaaatacaggaattgGCGAAACGTAGGCCACCGAAGACACGTTTTACCTTTCTCGATGGATCAGTTTCATCAACTCAGCTTCAAAGTATGTTTGGGAGCTTTATGGAGAAAGGTCCCAAGGTGGAATCGGCGCCATCCGCGAAAACACAGTCTAGTAAATCAAGATCGACCAGAGCGATTCCAGCATTGCAGCTGGTTCCAGAGGTTCACGCTAGGCTATTGAAGACGTTTATCTGCAAGATGGTGCCCGGCCATAAAGTGAGCGCTATTGCTCCGATCAACGATATGGAAGCTTGGGTGTGCTTCGGATGGACCACAAATGATAtatatctttataataaagaCGGCTTCCGACGGAATCGACTAGTCTTTAAACAGCCTGTAGACGATATTGCAGTTGATAGAGACGGAAACTTGCTTGTTTCGACCTTTACTGGCAGTGTTGTGCGCCTAGTAGATAGGAAACTTAAGGTTCGGGACTTTTTTCAATGTCCTTTACGATGTCGCGGCCTTGACGTTTCCGCCGCCGGCGAAATAATTGTCTGCGGTGTCGACCGGTGTACAACCATTCCATCACCATCTAAATGTACAATCTTCAAATTCACTGCCCGTGGAAACAAAACCGGTCATCTTGATGGCGATAAAAGTAAGCGAATTCCCGTGCATCCATACCGGGTTGCGGAGAACATCGACGGATCTATCGCCGTCTCTGATTGGATAAGCGATAAAGAAGGGCGTGTCGTTGTCTTCTCACATGACGGGAAGGTCCGCATGGTCTATTACGGGTTAAACAACGAAGTAAGAAGGTTCCTTCCCTATGGGATCTGCACCGATAAGTTTGGCCACATTATTGTCGGCGACATTGTAAGTCAGGAGGTTCATCTACtcgacattaaaggtcatttccTGAAGATACTCATCTCCCGGGATGAGCTGGAGAACGAACGCCCGTACTCAGTAGCGGTGGACCACATGGGCACCCTGTGGGTCGGGAACGAGAGAGCCCAGATCAAGATTTTCAGATATTTACTACACCAGTCTCATATTGT GGGTCCATACATACCGAACGTCGCGACCAAGTGGGACATGGGTCCGGATAAATCACCCAGGGACTATGGCACACCGCGGTATATGCAGTATCAAGACTATCCGGTACGTACCGTGAACCACTGGAGGAGAGACGAGCCAAGAAAACCAAAAGTTCAAATATACAAAGACGTTCCAGACTACTGGAAATGGAAACAGGCTAATATTTCGTGA
- the LOC123558025 gene encoding uncharacterized protein LOC123558025 isoform X2 has protein sequence MAEASNGLPVNEQESSPNGAAGPPSSDISLAPTEEMSIHLSPRESKKGSFLSPRATKPVGKITSARQQPAKTVKMVSGAKTAPTKEKEPSKLKHAEEPKEKCDMCDEYKVMKARCLNCQASMCGSCIDHHRKMKISSDHELQSWDKFVLQIEPTPPPQIPSTKTNCKIHKHEKLQFYCKVCLLPLCTACKLTKHEGHKTRDLNDEINEQRDHLPYKLSQIRASFLPLLKQQIKELDDQNKQVAYNVKGTVENVEKRSRIMKDEIDKTSTRLVDKLKQKEQRETSKLEQRKQTLTGYVRTATTALTSGERIVQYGNDFEVMELYQNLIHLSKQIQELAKRRPPKTRFTFLDGSVSSTQLQSMFGSFMEKGPKVESAPSAKTQSSKSRSTRAIPALQLVPEVHARLLKTFICKMVPGHKVSAIAPINDMEAWVCFGWTTNDIYLYNKDGFRRNRLVFKQPVDDIAVDRDGNLLVSTFTGSVVRLVDRKLKVRDFFQCPLRCRGLDVSAAGEIIVCGVDRCTTIPSPSKCTIFKFTARGNKTGHLDGDKSKRIPVHPYRVAENIDGSIAVSDWISDKEGRVVVFSHDGKVRMVYYGLNNEVRRFLPYGICTDKFGHIIVGDIVSQEVHLLDIKGHFLKILISRDELENERPYSVAVDHMGTLWVGNERAQIKIFRYLLHQSHIV, from the coding sequence ATGGCAGAAGCTAGTAACGGGTTGCCAGTAAATGAGCAAGAATCATCGCCTAACGGAGCGGCCGGTCCGCCGTCGTCGGACATTAGTTTAGCGCCGACGGAGGAGATGAGTATCCATTTGTCACCGAGGGAATCCAAAAAGGGTAGCTTCTTGTCACCAAGGGCAACCAAACCAGTGGGGAAGATTACATCGGCTAGACAACAACCTGCGAAAACAGTAAAAATGGTGAGTGGTGCGAAAACAGCGCCAACTAAAGAAAAGGAGCCTTCGAAGTTAAAGCATGCTGAAGAACCTAAGGAGAAATGTGACATGTGTGATGAATATAAGGTAATGAAAGCGCGATGTTTAAACTGCCAAGCCAGTATGTGTGGTTCGTGCATTGATCATCATAGAAAAATGAAGATTTCGAGTGATCATGAACTCCAAAGTTGGGACAAATTTGTACTTCAAATTGAGCCTACGCCGCCACCCCAAATCCCGTCGACGAAAACGAACTGTAAAATACATAAACACGAGAAACTTCAGTTTTATTGCAAAGTATGTCTTCTACCATTATGCACCGCATGCAAACTTACCAAACATGAAGGTCATAAAACTCGAGATTTAAACGACGAAATAAACGAGCAAAGAGACCACTTGCCATACAAGTTGAGTCAGATAAGAGCGAGTTTTCTACCACTTCttaaacaacaaataaaagaacTAGATGATCAAAATAAGCAAGTTGCTTATAATGTTAAAGGAACTGTCGAGAATGTGGAGAAAAGATCGCGAATAATGAAAGATGAAATAGACAAAACAAGTACCAGACTTGTTGACAAACTAAAGCAGAAAGAACAACGTGAAACCAGCAAACTAGAGCAGAGAAAGCAAACATTAACCGGATATGTGCGAACTGCTACAACAGCTTTGACTTCCGGTGAACGGATTGTTCAGTACGGAAATGATTTTGAGGTAATGGAACTGTATCAAAATCTCATCCATTTGTccaaacaaatacaggaattgGCGAAACGTAGGCCACCGAAGACACGTTTTACCTTTCTCGATGGATCAGTTTCATCAACTCAGCTTCAAAGTATGTTTGGGAGCTTTATGGAGAAAGGTCCCAAGGTGGAATCGGCGCCATCCGCGAAAACACAGTCTAGTAAATCAAGATCGACCAGAGCGATTCCAGCATTGCAGCTGGTTCCAGAGGTTCACGCTAGGCTATTGAAGACGTTTATCTGCAAGATGGTGCCCGGCCATAAAGTGAGCGCTATTGCTCCGATCAACGATATGGAAGCTTGGGTGTGCTTCGGATGGACCACAAATGATAtatatctttataataaagaCGGCTTCCGACGGAATCGACTAGTCTTTAAACAGCCTGTAGACGATATTGCAGTTGATAGAGACGGAAACTTGCTTGTTTCGACCTTTACTGGCAGTGTTGTGCGCCTAGTAGATAGGAAACTTAAGGTTCGGGACTTTTTTCAATGTCCTTTACGATGTCGCGGCCTTGACGTTTCCGCCGCCGGCGAAATAATTGTCTGCGGTGTCGACCGGTGTACAACCATTCCATCACCATCTAAATGTACAATCTTCAAATTCACTGCCCGTGGAAACAAAACCGGTCATCTTGATGGCGATAAAAGTAAGCGAATTCCCGTGCATCCATACCGGGTTGCGGAGAACATCGACGGATCTATCGCCGTCTCTGATTGGATAAGCGATAAAGAAGGGCGTGTCGTTGTCTTCTCACATGACGGGAAGGTCCGCATGGTCTATTACGGGTTAAACAACGAAGTAAGAAGGTTCCTTCCCTATGGGATCTGCACCGATAAGTTTGGCCACATTATTGTCGGCGACATTGTAAGTCAGGAGGTTCATCTACtcgacattaaaggtcatttccTGAAGATACTCATCTCCCGGGATGAGCTGGAGAACGAACGCCCGTACTCAGTAGCGGTGGACCACATGGGCACCCTGTGGGTCGGGAACGAGAGAGCCCAGATCAAGATTTTCAGATATTTACTACACCAGTCTCATATTGTGTAA